The following DNA comes from Mycobacterium sp. MS1601.
CTGGACAACCAGTTCTACCAGACTGTTGCGACGTCCCTGGCGGGCACGCAGGAGTACATGGCCATGGAGAAGCTGGGCCAGCTGCTCTCCGAGGATCGCTGGGACCTGGTGGTGGTGGATACTCCGCCGTCGCGCAACGCCTTGGACTTCTTGGACGCCCCCAAACGGCTCGGCAGTTTCATGGACGGCCGGCTGTGGCGTCTGCTGCTGGCACCTGGCCGCGGCATCGGCAAGCTGGTCACCGGAGCAGTGGGCCTGGCAATGAAAGGCATGTCGACCATCTTGGGCAGCCAGATGCTTTCGGATGCTTCGGCTTTCGTGCAGTCACTGGACTCCACGTTCGGTGGGTTCCGCGAGAAGGCAGACCGCACTTACGAACTGCTCAAGCGGCGCGGCACCCAGTTCGTGGTGGTGTCGGCAGCCGAGCCCGATGCGCTGCGCGAGGCGTCGTTCTTCGTGGATCGACTGTCCCAGGAGGGTATGCCGCTGGCGGGGCTGATCCTCAACCGCACCCATCCGACACTGTGTTCGTTGACGCCAGAACGCGCCGTCGACGGTGCCGAGGTGCTCGAGGCGGACGACCCGGGGTCACTGACCGCGGCGGTGCTTCGGGTGCATGCCGACCGCGCGTTGACGGCCAAGCGCGAGGTGCGGTTGTTGGGCCGGTTCACCGGAGCCAACCCGAAGGTGGCGATCGTCGGCGTGCCGTCGCTGCCGTTCGACGTCTCAGACCTCGACGCGTTGCGGGCAATCGCCGATCAGATCACTCATTAGTCCCGATGGCGCTGTCGCAGGCGACAGAATTAGCCAGCGCTGCGGTGCTTGCGTTGAGCGGCGAAGAAATCAGCCCAGGAGACCACCTCTGGGTGCTGCTTGAGCAATGCGCGCCGCTGCCGCTCGGTCATACCGCCCCAAACGCCGAACTCCACACGATTGTCCAGGGCGTCGGCGCCACATTCGGCGATCACCGGGCAGTGCCTGCAAATGACCGCCGCCTTGCGCTGCGCGGCGCCACGGACGAAGAGTTCATCAGGATCGGCGCCCCGGCAGCGGGCCTGGGAGACCCATGCGATTCGAGCCTCGCCTTCGGCTCCTTGCAGAGGGCTGGCCATCGACGCAGACGCGGCGCTTGCGGTGATAGTCCCCGGTGCGGTTCGAACTCCTGACATCAGCGAACTCCCCTTCGCTCAGGCCGATGTTCCGGCCAGTGTCCCGTGTGCAAACCGCTGCTGCGATCTACGCCACATTGCGCACTTTTTTGTTACCTGTGTCGCACTGTGTGTCTAAGTTAGGTGGTCAGGTCGCGTTTTGGCAACAGTCAAATTGCGACTTTTTTGGGACAACCGTGCAGTCACTGCGCCGAACTTTGGTTTCCTCGGGTAAGAAACCCGATTCCCGCACGTCCCGCCGGGTACCTGCGGGGATCATCACCGGCTCCTACCCCATTACTCTGTAGACCATGTCGGACCGCCCCCCGGTCGCCGTCTCGCTGATCAAGCTGGCCTGGTGCTGCTTGCTTGCCAGTGTTCTGACGGCGGCATTGATGTTCCCGGTCGTCGGCGGTCTGGGTCTGGTTTCCAACCGAGCCTCCGATGTCGTCGCCAACGGCTCGTCCCAACTCGTCGAAGGCGAGATACCCGGTGTCACCACGATGGTGGACGCCAGGGGCAACGTCATCGCCTGGCTCTACACCCAGCGCCGCTTCGAGGTTCCCACCGACAAAATCGCCGACACGATGAAACTGGCAATCGTGTCCATCGAGGACCATCGGTTTGCCGAACACAACGGAGTCGACTGGCAGGGCACTCTGACCGGCTTGTCCGGATACATGTCGGGCAACCCCGACACCCGCGGTGGCTCGACCATCGAACAGCAATACGTCAAGAACTATCAGCTGCTGGTGACCGCGCAGACCGACGCCGAGCGCCGCGCCGCCATCGAGACCACTCCGGCCCGGAAGCTGCGTGAGATCCGGATGGCACTGACGTTGGACAAGACGTTCACCAAGCCCGAGATCCTGACGCGCTATCTGAACCTGGTCTCATTCGGCAACAACGCCTTCGGCATCCAGGACGCCGCGCAGACCTATTTCGGCATCGACGCCTCGGCGCTCAACTGGCAGCAGGCGGCCCTGCTGGCCGGCCTGGTGCAGTCCACGTCGGCCCTGAACCCGTACACCAACCCCGAAGGCGCTCTGGCCCGTCGCAACGTGGTGCTCGACACCATGATCGAGAACGTGCCCGAGCACGCCGAGGCGCTGCGGGCCGCCAAAGCCGAGCCGCTGGGCATTCTCCCGCAGCCCCAGGAGTTGCCGCGGGGCTGCATCGCCGCCGGCGACCGGGGATTCTTCTGTGACTACGTGCAGGAGTACCTGGCCCGGGCGGGCATCACCAAGGAGCAGCTCTCCAAGGGCGGCTACCTGATCCGCACCACGCTCGACCCCGATGTGCAGGCACAGGTGAAGAACGCCATCAACGAGTTCGCGCCCGCCGATCTGGACGGCGTGGCCAGTGTGATGAGCGTGATCCGGCCCGGCAAGCAGAACCATCCCATCCTGGCGATGGCCAGCAATAGGACCTACGGCCTGAACCTGGATGCCGGCGAGACCATGCAGCCGCAGCCCTTCTCACTGGTGGGCAACGGCGCGGGATCGGTGTTCAAGGTGTTCACCACGGCGGCGGCCATGGAGATGGGCATGGGTATCAACGCGATGCTCGACGTGCCCAGCCGCTTCGAGGCCAAGGGCCTGGGTAGCGGCGGCGCCCGCGGCTGCCCGCGCGACACCTGGTGTGTGCAGAACGCCGGCGGCTACCGCGGCCAGATGAACATCACCGACGCGCTGGCCACCTCGCCCAACACCGCCTTCGCCAAGCTGATCTCCCAGGTGGGCGTGCAGAAGACGGTGGACATGGCCGTGCGCCTGGGCCTGCGGTCCTACGCCGAGCCGGGCACCGCCCGCGACTACGATCCGGAGAGCAACGAAAGTCTCGCCGACTTCGTCAAGCGGCAGAACCTGGGCTCCTTCACCCTCGGTCCCATCGAGGTCAACGCGCTCGAGCTGTCGAACGTCGCGGCCACCATCGCCTCGGGCGGTGTGTGGTGCCCGCCCAACCCGATCGACAAGGTTTTCGACCGCGACGGCAACGAGGTCGCCGTCACCACCGCCACCTGCGAGCAGGTGGTTCCCGAAGGTCTGGCCAACACGCTGGCCAACGCCATGAGTGAGGACGACCGGGGCTCCGGCACCGCGGCCTCAGCCGCCGGTTCGGTGGGCTGGACGCTGCCGATGTCCGGCAAGACCGGCACCACCGAGGCCAACCGGTCGTCGGGCTTCCTGGGGTTCACCAACCAGCTGGCTGCCGCCAACTACATCTACGACGACTCCACCGAGCCGAGTGAACTGTGCTCATTCCCGTTGCGCCAGTGCGGATCGGGCAGCCTGTTCGGTGGTAACGAGCCGGCCCGCACCTGGTTCACCGCGATGGAGCCCATCGCCACCAACTACGGCGAGGTGGTGCTTCCGCCCACCGATCCGCGGTATGTGGAGGGCGCACCCGGCGGCCGGGTGCCCAGCGTGGCCGGCCTGACGCAGGACGCCGCACGCGAACGTCTGCGCAGCGCCGGTTTCCAGGTGGCCGACCAGGCCACCCCTGTCAACAGCGGGTCGCCTCAGGGCACGGTGGTCGGTACCTCACCCACCGGTCAGACCGTGCCGGGATCCATCATCACGATCCAGATCAGCAACGGCATCCCGCCGGCACCTCCACCGCCTCCTGCCGGTGTTCCGCCGCCGGGGGCGCCGCCGGAGTTCGGCCAGACCGTGGTGCAGATCCCGGGTCTGCCTCCGATCACGGTGCCGGTGCTGATCCCGCCCGCACCTGCTCCGCCGCCCCCGCCGCCGCCGTAACTGGCGTCGCTGTCGAGCCGGAGGCCGAGAGTGCGCGGGGGTTCCCCCCAGCGCAGTAGAGGGCG
Coding sequences within:
- a CDS encoding ArsA family ATPase yields the protein MSTTPPALDMESILRDTSNRVVVCCGAGGVGKTTTAAAMALRAAEYGRSVVVLTIDPAKRLAQALGIKDLGNVPQQVPLGADVAGELHAMMLDMRRTFDEMVVEYSGNERAQSILDNQFYQTVATSLAGTQEYMAMEKLGQLLSEDRWDLVVVDTPPSRNALDFLDAPKRLGSFMDGRLWRLLLAPGRGIGKLVTGAVGLAMKGMSTILGSQMLSDASAFVQSLDSTFGGFREKADRTYELLKRRGTQFVVVSAAEPDALREASFFVDRLSQEGMPLAGLILNRTHPTLCSLTPERAVDGAEVLEADDPGSLTAAVLRVHADRALTAKREVRLLGRFTGANPKVAIVGVPSLPFDVSDLDALRAIADQITH
- a CDS encoding WhiB family transcriptional regulator: MASPLQGAEGEARIAWVSQARCRGADPDELFVRGAAQRKAAVICRHCPVIAECGADALDNRVEFGVWGGMTERQRRALLKQHPEVVSWADFFAAQRKHRSAG
- the ponA2 gene encoding transglycosylase/D,D-transpeptidase PonA2, producing MSDRPPVAVSLIKLAWCCLLASVLTAALMFPVVGGLGLVSNRASDVVANGSSQLVEGEIPGVTTMVDARGNVIAWLYTQRRFEVPTDKIADTMKLAIVSIEDHRFAEHNGVDWQGTLTGLSGYMSGNPDTRGGSTIEQQYVKNYQLLVTAQTDAERRAAIETTPARKLREIRMALTLDKTFTKPEILTRYLNLVSFGNNAFGIQDAAQTYFGIDASALNWQQAALLAGLVQSTSALNPYTNPEGALARRNVVLDTMIENVPEHAEALRAAKAEPLGILPQPQELPRGCIAAGDRGFFCDYVQEYLARAGITKEQLSKGGYLIRTTLDPDVQAQVKNAINEFAPADLDGVASVMSVIRPGKQNHPILAMASNRTYGLNLDAGETMQPQPFSLVGNGAGSVFKVFTTAAAMEMGMGINAMLDVPSRFEAKGLGSGGARGCPRDTWCVQNAGGYRGQMNITDALATSPNTAFAKLISQVGVQKTVDMAVRLGLRSYAEPGTARDYDPESNESLADFVKRQNLGSFTLGPIEVNALELSNVAATIASGGVWCPPNPIDKVFDRDGNEVAVTTATCEQVVPEGLANTLANAMSEDDRGSGTAASAAGSVGWTLPMSGKTGTTEANRSSGFLGFTNQLAAANYIYDDSTEPSELCSFPLRQCGSGSLFGGNEPARTWFTAMEPIATNYGEVVLPPTDPRYVEGAPGGRVPSVAGLTQDAARERLRSAGFQVADQATPVNSGSPQGTVVGTSPTGQTVPGSIITIQISNGIPPAPPPPPAGVPPPGAPPEFGQTVVQIPGLPPITVPVLIPPAPAPPPPPPP